A stretch of Gemmatimonas aurantiaca T-27 DNA encodes these proteins:
- a CDS encoding acyl-protein synthetase, with the protein MAVPQYTHPQETKSERLRAELAALTSHHRACSEPYARMVNALFPHVQHGISSLADVPWVPVGLFKSHQLQSIADTDIATVLVSSGTSGQQPSRIVLDREAAAQQRTALASIMGTLLGPKRLPMLVIDTPSIIKGRGALSARGAGVLGMMTFGAAHAFALDDTLVPQPEIIARFLERHGHAPFLMFGFTFLAWQALVEQMPAGSMDLSQGILVHSGGWKKLIERSVSDVVFKDRLREQTGLARVHNFYGMVEQIGGVFLEGDDGLLYPPDFADVIVRDPRTLDVVPHGTEGVIQVLSLLPRSYPGHSILTEDRGVIVHEDAPGASRRGKGFVVLGRVPRAELRGCSDVIATTAAASL; encoded by the coding sequence CTGGCCGTGCCGCAGTACACACACCCGCAGGAGACCAAGTCAGAGCGACTGCGGGCAGAGCTGGCAGCGCTGACATCGCATCATCGGGCGTGCTCCGAGCCGTACGCCCGAATGGTGAATGCCCTGTTTCCTCACGTGCAACACGGCATTTCCTCGTTGGCCGATGTGCCCTGGGTGCCGGTGGGGCTGTTCAAGAGCCACCAGCTCCAGAGCATTGCCGATACGGATATCGCCACCGTGCTCGTGTCGAGCGGCACCAGCGGACAACAGCCAAGCCGCATCGTGCTCGATCGTGAGGCGGCCGCACAGCAACGCACGGCGCTGGCGAGCATCATGGGTACCTTGCTCGGCCCCAAGCGCTTGCCGATGCTGGTGATCGACACCCCGTCCATCATCAAAGGGCGGGGTGCACTCAGCGCCCGTGGCGCCGGTGTCCTAGGCATGATGACGTTTGGTGCCGCGCATGCCTTTGCGCTCGACGACACGTTGGTGCCGCAGCCGGAGATCATCGCCCGGTTCCTCGAACGGCATGGTCATGCGCCGTTTCTCATGTTCGGCTTCACGTTCCTGGCCTGGCAGGCCCTGGTAGAGCAGATGCCGGCCGGCAGCATGGATCTGTCGCAGGGCATTCTGGTGCATTCGGGTGGCTGGAAGAAGCTGATCGAACGCTCCGTGTCCGACGTGGTATTCAAGGATCGCCTGCGCGAACAGACAGGCCTCGCCCGCGTACACAATTTTTACGGCATGGTGGAGCAGATCGGCGGCGTCTTCCTCGAGGGTGACGATGGCCTGCTGTATCCGCCGGATTTTGCCGATGTGATTGTCCGCGACCCGCGTACACTGGACGTGGTACCGCATGGCACCGAGGGCGTGATCCAGGTGTTGAGCCTTTTGCCGCGCAGTTATCCCGGTCATTCCATCCTGACCGAAGACCGCGGCGTGATCGTGCACGAAGATGCACCGGGTGCATCACGTCGTGGCAAGGGATTTGTGGTGCTCGGTCGTGTGCCGCGCGCCGAGTTGCGCGGATGCAGTGATGTGATTGCGACGACGGCGGCAGCGAGCCTGTGA
- a CDS encoding Gfo/Idh/MocA family protein codes for MTSNHQADIGVGIIGCGYWGPNLIRNFNRHPRCRVERVADMRRERAEAVAREFHVPAANDDPGSVIDDPRVRLVVIATPAASHYQLAKRALLAGKHVLVMKPFTTSAEHAEELIALAERNGLVCAVDHTFVYTGAVQKMYDTLHDGSMGDLFYIDSVRINLGLFQSDVNVIWDLAPHDLSIIDYLLDGQDPVSVHCLGATHAGGSQENIAYLTVTYPGNVLAHVHVNWLAPAKVRRTIVGGSQRMIVYDDVEPSEKVRIYDRGVSIAKEASPGEIYQQFVSYRQGDMLVPQLSGREALAVEVEHLVDCIHNGKTPRSDGRAGLRVVRILEAAQHQLNSLRELQHAGLTTLRGAA; via the coding sequence ATGACCAGCAATCATCAGGCAGACATTGGCGTTGGCATCATTGGCTGCGGATACTGGGGTCCCAACCTCATCCGCAACTTCAACCGTCACCCGCGCTGTCGCGTGGAGCGTGTGGCCGACATGCGCCGCGAGCGCGCGGAAGCGGTGGCGCGTGAATTCCACGTACCGGCGGCCAATGATGATCCGGGCTCGGTGATCGATGATCCGCGGGTGCGCCTGGTGGTGATCGCCACGCCGGCCGCCTCGCACTACCAGCTCGCCAAGCGTGCTCTGCTGGCCGGCAAACATGTGCTGGTGATGAAGCCATTCACCACGAGCGCCGAACACGCCGAAGAGCTGATCGCCTTGGCGGAGCGCAATGGACTGGTGTGTGCCGTCGACCACACCTTTGTCTATACCGGGGCCGTGCAGAAGATGTACGACACCTTGCATGACGGCTCGATGGGCGACCTGTTCTACATCGACAGTGTGCGCATCAACCTCGGACTGTTCCAGAGTGACGTGAACGTGATCTGGGATCTCGCTCCGCACGACCTCAGCATCATCGACTATCTGCTCGATGGCCAGGATCCGGTGTCCGTGCACTGCCTGGGCGCCACACACGCCGGCGGATCCCAAGAGAACATCGCGTATCTCACGGTCACGTACCCGGGCAACGTGCTCGCGCATGTGCACGTGAACTGGTTGGCGCCGGCCAAGGTGCGCCGCACCATTGTCGGCGGCTCGCAGCGCATGATCGTGTACGATGACGTGGAGCCGTCGGAGAAGGTGCGCATCTACGACCGCGGTGTGTCGATCGCCAAGGAAGCGTCTCCCGGCGAGATCTACCAGCAGTTCGTGAGCTACCGGCAGGGCGACATGCTCGTGCCGCAACTCAGCGGCCGTGAAGCGCTGGCCGTGGAAGTGGAACACCTCGTGGATTGCATTCACAACGGCAAGACACCACGCAGCGATGGCCGCGCCGGCCTGCGCGTGGTCCGTATCCTCGAAGCCGCACAGCACCAGCTCAACTCCCTTCGTGAACTCCAGCACGCAGGTCTGACGACGCTGCGAGGGGCTGCCTGA
- a CDS encoding DegT/DnrJ/EryC1/StrS family aminotransferase, with protein sequence MSNSLVSALDTLITDAAPIPFLDLVEPHRAREEEFVAAFRRALRSAAFVGGPEVEGFEREFAAYVGTQHAIGVANGTDSLRFIFLSLGIKPGDEVITASHTFIATSEAISQAGGRPVFVDIDPITMTLDPAAVAAAIGPRTVGIVPVHLYGQTADMDPLLALAAKHHLWIVEDAAQAHGARYRGRSAGTMGVAGSFSFYPGKNLGSVGEGGAVTTNDPRVLEGVRRLREHGQREKYVHVSEGYNGRLHAIQAAVLRIKLQDLDAATAGRQRVARWYQEALGDIGELSLPQVASWAEHVWHLYVVRTPVREKLRRVLTAARIGAGLHYPVPLHRQEAYAHLGYAEGALPITERTAAELLSLPMFPTLSEDQVGRVVQVVRAFFGR encoded by the coding sequence ATGTCCAACAGTCTTGTGTCTGCGCTCGACACCCTCATCACGGACGCAGCGCCGATCCCGTTCCTCGATCTCGTGGAACCCCATCGGGCGCGCGAAGAGGAATTTGTCGCCGCGTTTCGCCGTGCGTTGCGTTCGGCCGCCTTTGTCGGCGGTCCCGAAGTGGAAGGCTTCGAGCGGGAGTTCGCGGCCTATGTGGGCACACAGCACGCCATCGGCGTGGCCAACGGCACAGACTCGTTGCGTTTCATCTTTCTGTCGCTCGGCATCAAGCCCGGCGATGAGGTGATCACCGCGTCCCATACCTTCATCGCCACGTCAGAGGCGATTTCGCAGGCCGGCGGGCGACCGGTGTTCGTGGACATTGATCCCATCACGATGACACTCGATCCGGCCGCTGTGGCGGCGGCGATCGGTCCGCGCACGGTGGGCATTGTACCGGTGCATCTGTACGGCCAGACAGCCGACATGGACCCGCTGCTCGCCCTCGCGGCAAAGCACCACCTCTGGATCGTGGAAGACGCGGCGCAGGCCCATGGCGCGCGCTATCGCGGACGCTCGGCCGGTACCATGGGTGTCGCCGGATCCTTCTCGTTCTATCCCGGCAAGAATCTTGGATCGGTGGGTGAAGGCGGTGCCGTCACCACGAATGATCCGCGGGTGCTCGAGGGCGTGCGCCGGTTGCGGGAACACGGTCAGCGCGAGAAGTACGTACATGTGAGCGAGGGGTACAACGGCCGCCTGCATGCCATTCAAGCCGCGGTATTGCGCATCAAACTGCAGGATCTGGATGCGGCCACGGCCGGACGCCAGCGGGTGGCGCGATGGTATCAGGAAGCACTGGGGGACATCGGGGAATTGTCGTTGCCGCAGGTCGCTTCGTGGGCCGAACATGTGTGGCACCTGTATGTGGTACGCACACCGGTACGAGAGAAGCTGCGCCGCGTGCTCACCGCGGCGCGTATCGGCGCGGGCCTGCACTACCCAGTGCCTCTGCATCGTCAGGAAGCCTATGCCCATCTCGGGTACGCCGAAGGTGCGCTGCCGATCACCGAACGCACCGCCGCTGAACTCCTGAGTCTGCCGATGTTCCCGACGCTCTCTGAAGATCAGGTGGGGCGTGTCGTTCAGGTTGTGCGCGCGTTTTTCGGTCGCTGA
- a CDS encoding SDR family NAD(P)-dependent oxidoreductase, with protein MSSPVVCVTGATRGIGAATAEQFVRDGATVFVAGRERAACERVAERLTALGPGTAVPLLLDVSEATSIADAFRTIFSHSKRLDVLVNNAGVMPSGLLGTLDRAAIDAAFAVNTTGAILCLQSAMRLMQRARHGAIINVSSVLASHGVAGRTAYAASKAALEAATRTAAAECASWGIRVNAVAPGWIDTDLVAEYSTSEQDAIRARVPMGRVGRPEEVARAITFLASDASSYITGVVLPVDGGYVP; from the coding sequence ATGTCGTCACCGGTGGTGTGTGTGACCGGGGCAACCCGCGGTATCGGGGCCGCCACCGCGGAACAGTTTGTCCGCGATGGCGCCACCGTCTTCGTGGCCGGGCGAGAGCGCGCCGCCTGCGAGCGTGTCGCAGAACGGCTGACCGCGCTCGGCCCGGGAACGGCCGTACCACTGCTGCTCGACGTGAGCGAGGCAACGTCCATTGCCGACGCGTTTCGTACGATCTTCTCGCACAGCAAGCGTCTCGATGTGCTGGTGAACAATGCCGGCGTCATGCCGAGCGGCCTGCTGGGCACCCTCGATCGTGCGGCCATCGACGCGGCCTTTGCGGTGAACACCACGGGTGCCATCCTGTGTCTGCAAAGCGCCATGCGTCTGATGCAGCGCGCACGGCATGGCGCCATCATCAATGTGTCGTCCGTGCTCGCTTCCCACGGCGTGGCGGGCCGCACCGCCTATGCCGCGTCAAAAGCCGCGCTGGAAGCCGCGACGCGCACAGCCGCCGCCGAGTGTGCCTCGTGGGGTATTCGCGTGAACGCCGTCGCACCGGGGTGGATCGACACGGATCTGGTTGCGGAATACTCAACATCGGAGCAGGACGCCATTCGCGCCCGCGTACCGATGGGACGTGTGGGCCGACCGGAAGAAGTCGCGCGCGCCATCACCTTCCTGGCCAGCGATGCCTCCTCCTATATCACCGGTGTCGTACTGCCGGTCGATGGCGGGTACGTGCCATGA
- a CDS encoding AMP-binding protein, which translates to MMLLDAGAPDAIALIDATSGETVRYQDLRERVDTARAAWLRDLAPECVDRHLRAPALVFLQVRNDIASIVALLSLRAAGFGVVLVDGSLDTQVRDGLIATYRPVCVVTSDAQSVSDPQPIATVNGLFRSPVADQYGLATVHDTFAFGLATSGSTGSPKLVRLTEQAVVANARSIAEALSIDASDRAITCLPLHYAYGLSLLTSHLATGASVVVTDKGFMDGAFWSAVKQHNVTALAGVPYMYEMLERLGAARAVPSSVRVMTQAGGRLRDESVERLHAFMQLRGGRFHVMYGQTEATARITVMPHDWLPARVGSAGRVIPGGTIEIRQLVDGAAAGPLLAHDEDGEVWYRGPNVMLGYATTREELALGDELGGSLRTGDIGHLDADGCLTITGRVKRIGKLFGVRIDLDAIERQLSVAFPAAVIETDNQLVVFTVMPAATPDDPALRSLVQQLSSQLRVQQRNIVVKPIEALPRTSSGKVDYPALRRAL; encoded by the coding sequence ATGATGTTGCTCGACGCCGGAGCACCTGACGCGATCGCACTGATCGACGCGACGAGTGGCGAGACTGTGCGCTACCAGGATCTGCGAGAGCGTGTGGATACCGCGCGCGCGGCTTGGTTGCGGGACCTCGCACCAGAGTGCGTCGACAGACACCTGCGCGCTCCCGCCTTGGTGTTCCTGCAGGTACGCAACGACATCGCATCCATCGTGGCGCTGCTGTCGCTGCGCGCCGCCGGGTTTGGCGTGGTGCTGGTGGACGGATCACTCGACACGCAGGTGCGCGATGGACTCATCGCAACCTATCGGCCGGTGTGTGTGGTGACATCGGACGCGCAATCGGTGTCCGATCCGCAGCCGATCGCCACTGTGAACGGGCTCTTTCGTTCCCCCGTGGCCGATCAGTACGGCCTCGCCACTGTGCATGACACGTTTGCGTTTGGCCTGGCTACGTCGGGTTCGACAGGGAGCCCAAAACTGGTGCGCCTGACCGAACAGGCCGTGGTGGCCAACGCACGCAGCATTGCCGAGGCATTGTCCATCGACGCGTCGGATCGGGCGATTACGTGCCTGCCGTTGCACTACGCATACGGGCTTTCGCTGCTCACCAGTCACCTGGCCACCGGCGCATCTGTGGTGGTGACAGACAAGGGTTTCATGGATGGTGCCTTCTGGAGCGCGGTGAAACAACACAACGTCACCGCACTGGCTGGTGTGCCGTACATGTACGAAATGCTCGAACGACTGGGAGCAGCGCGTGCAGTCCCGTCATCCGTGCGGGTCATGACACAGGCAGGCGGACGACTACGCGATGAATCGGTGGAGCGCCTGCACGCCTTCATGCAGCTTCGGGGCGGACGCTTTCATGTGATGTACGGCCAGACCGAAGCGACGGCCCGCATCACCGTGATGCCGCACGACTGGCTGCCCGCCCGCGTCGGCAGTGCGGGACGTGTCATTCCCGGTGGCACCATCGAGATTCGTCAGCTCGTCGATGGTGCGGCCGCTGGTCCGCTGCTCGCCCATGACGAGGACGGTGAAGTGTGGTACCGCGGTCCCAATGTCATGCTGGGGTATGCCACCACACGTGAGGAGCTGGCACTGGGTGACGAACTGGGTGGATCGCTGCGCACGGGAGACATTGGCCACCTCGATGCCGATGGATGTCTTACGATCACCGGTCGTGTGAAGCGTATCGGCAAACTGTTTGGTGTGCGTATCGATCTCGATGCCATCGAACGGCAACTGTCCGTGGCGTTCCCGGCAGCGGTGATCGAAACGGACAATCAACTGGTGGTCTTCACGGTGATGCCTGCCGCAACGCCTGACGATCCGGCACTGCGTTCTCTGGTACAGCAGCTCTCGTCACAGTTGCGGGTCCAGCAGCGCAACATCGTCGTGAAGCCGATCGAGGCGCTGCCACGCACTTCGTCAGGCAAGGTGGACTACCCCGCACTCCGGCGGGCACTATGA
- the flgC gene encoding flagellar basal body rod protein FlgC — protein MPINPTRPLALLPIPGQSPVRPMFKSMGIAASGISAQRQRMETIAQNIANADVTRGTDGTPYKRREVVLESATAQNALFNPGNVTAQTLGNQNVAGAPAFEVPITDAAQTFQVPVLPVTGGADGVMGGEFGVRVAGVAEDQGEGRLVYEPGHPDADGNGYVRYPDIDTTQELVKLMDAKRIYEANAAVFQTAKSMLRAALDI, from the coding sequence ATGCCGATCAATCCGACCCGCCCGCTCGCGCTGCTCCCGATTCCGGGACAGTCGCCGGTGCGCCCGATGTTCAAGTCGATGGGGATCGCCGCCAGCGGGATCTCCGCGCAGCGCCAGCGCATGGAAACCATCGCGCAGAACATCGCCAACGCCGACGTCACGCGCGGCACCGATGGCACGCCGTACAAGCGTCGCGAAGTGGTGCTCGAATCGGCCACCGCGCAGAACGCGCTGTTCAACCCCGGCAATGTCACGGCGCAGACGCTGGGCAACCAGAACGTCGCCGGTGCACCGGCCTTCGAAGTGCCCATCACGGATGCGGCGCAGACCTTCCAGGTGCCGGTCCTACCGGTCACCGGCGGCGCGGATGGTGTGATGGGCGGTGAGTTCGGCGTGCGTGTGGCTGGCGTGGCGGAAGACCAGGGCGAAGGCCGTCTCGTGTACGAGCCCGGTCATCCCGACGCCGACGGCAACGGCTATGTGCGCTACCCCGATATCGACACCACGCAGGAACTCGTGAAGCTGATGGATGCCAAGCGCATCTACGAAGCCAACGCGGCGGTCTTCCAGACCGCGAAGTCCATGCTCCGCGCAGCACTCGACATCTGA
- a CDS encoding flagellin, producing MRVTNSIITANSKLRLQTGLQGIDRLRDDISTGVTIRKISDNATSGGEIVRIGSSMRALTQFKRNTDSGIARAQAEEGVLNQLTNTVTRASEIALTQIGTTATAQSRLVVKAEVDQLLNLASSLGNTRFGDEYLFGGNRANEAPLFDPAPATGSFSRLMLAGNPVDPSGNITLEVGDNKFVTPTHNATQVFLDTDALAALRDLSTALGDNDTAAIQAATARLNTATSNVQTLIGAQGARVNEMEDAKVNLATMEMNLKMFRSDLRDTEIDQAMVELVGKQTLYQAAMSATSRILGLSLANYL from the coding sequence ATGCGCGTTACCAATTCGATCATCACCGCGAACAGCAAGCTTCGCCTGCAGACGGGTCTGCAGGGGATCGATCGCTTGCGCGATGACATCTCGACCGGCGTGACGATCCGGAAGATTTCGGACAACGCGACGAGCGGTGGTGAGATCGTGCGTATCGGCAGCTCGATGCGCGCCCTGACGCAGTTCAAGCGCAACACCGACTCTGGCATCGCGCGTGCGCAGGCGGAAGAAGGCGTGCTGAATCAGCTCACCAACACCGTCACGCGCGCGTCGGAAATTGCGCTCACGCAGATCGGCACCACGGCCACCGCGCAATCACGTCTGGTCGTGAAAGCCGAAGTGGATCAGTTGCTGAACCTCGCGTCGTCACTCGGCAACACCCGTTTCGGCGACGAGTATCTCTTTGGCGGCAATCGCGCCAACGAAGCACCGCTCTTCGATCCGGCACCGGCTACGGGTTCGTTCTCCCGTCTCATGTTGGCCGGCAATCCCGTCGATCCGAGCGGCAACATCACGCTCGAAGTGGGCGACAACAAGTTTGTCACGCCCACACACAACGCGACGCAGGTATTCCTCGATACGGATGCCCTCGCAGCGCTGCGCGATCTGTCCACCGCACTGGGGGACAATGACACGGCGGCCATTCAGGCGGCGACGGCGCGCCTCAACACGGCGACCAGCAATGTCCAGACGTTGATCGGCGCGCAGGGTGCGCGCGTCAACGAGATGGAAGATGCGAAGGTGAATCTCGCGACGATGGAGATGAACCTGAAAATGTTCCGATCCGATTTGCGTGACACCGAGATCGATCAGGCGATGGTCGAATTGGTAGGCAAACAAACACTGTATCAGGCCGCGATGAGCGCGACGTCGCGCATCCTGGGCCTGAGTCTCGCCAACTATCTGTAA
- a CDS encoding acyl-CoA reductase gives MTVDIEQIAQQLHAAPSLVPFDARTLAFTHALSRALSSDPSLRREGAVQALAFWLRPVETRRLETHLRAVERSESVLVPRGTVFHVPPSNVDTLFVYSWILSLLMGNRNVVRLSQRLSGIGARVATVVETVLQDSEHADVAAGAVFVRYGHDDALTTALSALCDVRVLWGGDAAVSSLRALPLPPHAIELVFPDRYSASALHAGAVEALDESARDALADRFANDAFWFDQNACASPRLVAWIGDAVTADRVRGDFWQRVAAAATRRGVYSEAGTVLAKLTEAARATIDEGATHVLTVSPEVTVVQLGTLDTLRRVAPGGGLFHDVVLPSLEALGSHLARRDQTLTVFGLSREDIVQAARHFNGRGIDRFVPVGQALAFHHVWDGYDLFQQFTRRVHIAPQGW, from the coding sequence ATGACGGTAGATATTGAACAGATCGCGCAACAACTGCACGCGGCACCGTCCTTGGTACCGTTCGATGCGCGGACGCTGGCGTTCACGCACGCTCTGTCGCGTGCCCTGTCCTCGGATCCATCGCTGCGCCGGGAAGGCGCGGTTCAGGCACTCGCGTTCTGGCTTCGTCCGGTGGAGACCCGCCGGCTCGAGACACATCTGCGGGCCGTGGAAAGAAGCGAGTCCGTGCTCGTGCCGCGCGGCACCGTGTTCCATGTGCCACCGTCGAATGTCGACACGCTGTTCGTGTACTCGTGGATCCTCTCCTTGCTGATGGGCAATCGCAACGTGGTCCGATTGTCTCAGCGTCTGAGCGGCATTGGCGCGCGGGTCGCTACGGTGGTGGAAACCGTGCTGCAGGACAGTGAGCACGCCGATGTGGCGGCCGGTGCCGTGTTCGTGCGCTACGGTCATGACGATGCGCTCACCACGGCGCTCTCCGCGCTGTGTGATGTCCGGGTGCTGTGGGGTGGTGACGCGGCCGTATCGTCGCTGCGGGCCCTGCCGTTGCCACCACACGCCATCGAGCTGGTCTTTCCCGATCGGTACAGCGCCTCCGCTTTGCATGCCGGTGCGGTGGAAGCGCTCGACGAGTCGGCACGTGATGCGCTGGCCGATCGCTTTGCCAATGATGCCTTCTGGTTCGATCAGAATGCCTGCGCTTCTCCCCGCCTGGTGGCGTGGATCGGTGACGCTGTCACCGCCGACCGGGTGCGCGGCGATTTCTGGCAGCGTGTGGCGGCAGCGGCCACCCGACGTGGTGTGTACAGTGAGGCGGGCACGGTGTTGGCCAAACTCACAGAAGCGGCACGTGCCACCATCGATGAAGGCGCCACCCATGTGCTCACCGTATCACCGGAAGTCACCGTCGTGCAACTCGGCACGCTCGACACGCTGCGGCGCGTCGCTCCGGGCGGCGGTCTGTTTCACGATGTGGTGTTGCCGTCGCTCGAAGCGCTGGGGTCGCACCTCGCCCGCCGCGATCAGACGTTGACCGTGTTTGGTCTATCGCGCGAAGACATCGTGCAGGCGGCACGCCATTTCAACGGGCGCGGGATCGATCGATTTGTACCCGTGGGCCAGGCACTGGCGTTTCATCACGTCTGGGATGGCTACGATCTTTTCCAGCAATTCACCCGTCGCGTGCACATCGCGCCTCAGGGGTGGTGA
- the fliE gene encoding flagellar hook-basal body complex protein FliE: MQTRLDLITRSLPQFGQDRGLTTQVPVGDVGTGENSFGNTLTRAINEVSDARDRSGDLTKRFAAGENVELHEVMAASEEAGIALDMLIELRNKVVEAYRSVISMQS, translated from the coding sequence ATGCAGACGCGTCTCGACCTGATCACCCGCAGCCTGCCGCAGTTCGGCCAGGATCGTGGCCTGACCACACAGGTGCCCGTCGGAGACGTCGGCACCGGCGAGAACTCCTTCGGCAACACGCTCACCCGCGCGATCAATGAAGTCAGCGACGCGCGCGATCGCTCCGGTGATCTGACGAAGCGATTCGCCGCCGGCGAAAACGTCGAACTGCACGAAGTGATGGCCGCCTCGGAAGAAGCCGGCATCGCCCTCGACATGCTCATCGAGCTCCGGAACAAGGTCGTCGAAGCCTATCGCAGTGTCATCAGCATGCAGTCCTAA
- a CDS encoding sigma-54-dependent transcriptional regulator produces the protein MATILYVDDEVAVGLILEDTLAQAGHTPVGARNVPEALQVLERGGIDLIISDYRMPGLTGLEFIQLLTREGYDIPLIMLTGHASIEHAVTSIKAGAIDYITKPVRPQQLELAVDQALEFVRLRRENETLRKEVMQFRNERQIIGDSPAIRRILQTVSMAAPTRATVLLQGESGTGKELFARAIHDQSERRDKPFIKLNCAALPEGLVESALFGHEKGAFTGAIKRVEGAFERANRGTLLLDEISEMRLDLQAKLLRVLQEQEFERVGGTSPIKVDVRIVATTNRDLAMEADHGTFRQDLYYRLSTIPVLIPPLRDRAEDVPVLALRFAMRTAAEIGKKIEGLSQDALESLQQYPWPGNIRELQHVIERAVILTPDPIIQPHCLEGTRFGLAHSLGAPNMRPRAIATPGAQPVLAVSGAAAAPGSMNTPPNGGIALSSLNVADAERVLIQHALAAADNNRTKAADMLGISVRTLRNKLNGPGRENDEE, from the coding sequence ATGGCCACGATCCTGTACGTCGATGACGAAGTCGCGGTCGGCCTGATCCTCGAGGACACCCTCGCACAGGCCGGTCACACCCCCGTCGGCGCCCGGAACGTTCCGGAAGCGCTGCAAGTGCTGGAGCGGGGTGGCATCGACCTCATCATTTCCGACTACCGCATGCCCGGACTGACGGGGCTGGAGTTCATCCAGCTCCTGACCCGGGAGGGATACGACATCCCGCTCATCATGCTCACCGGGCATGCGAGCATCGAACACGCGGTGACGTCGATCAAGGCCGGCGCGATCGACTACATCACCAAGCCGGTCCGCCCGCAGCAGCTCGAGCTGGCGGTGGACCAGGCGCTGGAGTTCGTACGACTGCGCCGAGAGAACGAGACGCTCCGGAAGGAGGTCATGCAGTTCCGGAATGAGCGGCAGATCATTGGAGATTCGCCCGCCATCCGGCGCATTCTGCAGACCGTCTCCATGGCTGCACCCACCCGGGCGACCGTGCTGCTCCAGGGCGAGTCCGGTACCGGCAAGGAACTGTTCGCCCGGGCCATTCACGATCAGAGCGAGCGGCGGGACAAGCCTTTCATCAAGCTCAACTGCGCCGCCCTGCCCGAAGGGCTGGTCGAATCGGCGCTGTTTGGACACGAAAAGGGCGCTTTCACCGGAGCCATCAAGCGGGTGGAGGGTGCGTTCGAGCGGGCCAACCGCGGCACCCTGCTGCTGGACGAAATTTCCGAGATGCGGCTGGACCTGCAGGCCAAGCTGCTGCGTGTACTGCAGGAACAGGAGTTCGAGCGGGTTGGTGGAACGTCACCCATCAAGGTGGATGTCCGTATTGTGGCCACCACCAACCGCGATCTGGCCATGGAAGCCGATCACGGGACGTTCCGGCAGGACCTCTACTATAGACTGTCCACCATTCCCGTCCTGATCCCGCCCCTGCGGGATCGCGCGGAAGACGTGCCCGTGCTGGCCCTGCGGTTTGCCATGCGCACCGCGGCCGAGATCGGCAAGAAGATCGAAGGGCTGTCGCAGGACGCGCTGGAATCACTCCAGCAGTATCCATGGCCCGGCAATATCCGCGAGCTGCAGCATGTCATCGAACGGGCGGTCATTTTGACTCCCGACCCGATCATTCAGCCGCACTGCCTCGAAGGGACGCGGTTTGGTCTCGCCCATTCCCTCGGTGCGCCGAACATGCGCCCGCGGGCCATTGCCACGCCGGGGGCGCAGCCGGTGCTCGCCGTCAGCGGAGCCGCTGCTGCCCCCGGGAGCATGAACACCCCGCCCAACGGCGGCATCGCCCTGTCATCGCTCAATGTTGCCGATGCGGAGCGGGTTCTTATTCAGCATGCGCTGGCAGCTGCCGATAATAACCGAACGAAGGCTGCTGACATGCTCGGGATCAGCGTACGCACCCTGCGCAACAAGCTGAACGGCCCTGGTCGCGAGAACGACGAGGAGTGA
- the fliW gene encoding flagellar assembly protein FliW: MNASQGTVTITHHFGTIEVSEEAMMTFPTGGLFGFERVTQFALLPAARQGLWWLIAPNADATTFVLADPFVLDGDYAIDLGEREGADLALDDANDAFALVMLTLPEGAAPTANMRAPIVFNLAKRLAAQVVSRDESHELQKPANLALYPLQEGGVSLA; this comes from the coding sequence ATGAACGCATCGCAGGGCACGGTTACGATCACGCATCACTTCGGGACGATCGAAGTCTCGGAGGAAGCGATGATGACCTTTCCGACGGGTGGCCTCTTCGGCTTCGAGCGCGTCACGCAGTTCGCGCTTCTTCCCGCCGCGCGGCAGGGGCTCTGGTGGCTCATTGCACCAAACGCCGACGCCACGACCTTCGTGTTGGCCGATCCCTTCGTGCTCGACGGCGATTACGCCATCGATCTCGGTGAGCGGGAAGGCGCAGACCTCGCGCTCGACGACGCGAACGACGCATTTGCCCTGGTGATGCTCACGTTGCCGGAAGGCGCCGCGCCCACGGCCAACATGCGCGCGCCGATCGTGTTCAACCTGGCCAAGCGTCTGGCGGCGCAGGTGGTGAGCCGCGATGAGTCGCACGAGCTGCAGAAGCCGGCAAATCTTGCGCTGTATCCACTGCAGGAAGGCGGCGTGTCGCTGGCCTGA